The following are encoded in a window of Candidatus Krumholzibacteriia bacterium genomic DNA:
- a CDS encoding SH3 domain-containing protein, which produces MNAVVRATSALAVFCLLASPTTAHADEVEPLDPDDPFVSDELMVEITADDAVLRTGPGEEFAVVGFHEQGERFAVLAKKGDWFNVRIDAVRTGWVHTALCHQFHDLSGLEFRPNPRLFSRVGSFALTGFGGAYSFDRKSNALLLGGRLSYFLFEYVDVEGTVGWSHIVRPAEIVESLFDLELAEEDFHLLFYALNVNLKLLPGRQLVPYLTFGAGSTIMRGETESGLNFGGGTTMYVHRRVAIRWEVRAHRFTSGLGAARDDNDNLEFSMGTSVLF; this is translated from the coding sequence ATGAACGCCGTAGTCCGGGCGACATCCGCGCTCGCCGTCTTCTGCCTGCTCGCGTCACCGACGACCGCGCACGCCGACGAAGTCGAACCTCTCGACCCCGATGACCCCTTCGTGTCGGACGAGCTCATGGTCGAGATCACGGCCGACGACGCCGTGCTGCGTACCGGACCGGGCGAGGAATTCGCCGTGGTCGGTTTCCACGAGCAGGGCGAGCGCTTCGCCGTGCTGGCCAAGAAGGGCGACTGGTTCAACGTACGAATCGACGCGGTCCGCACCGGATGGGTGCACACCGCCTTGTGCCACCAGTTCCACGATCTCAGTGGATTGGAATTCCGACCGAACCCTCGACTGTTCTCACGCGTGGGCAGCTTCGCGCTCACCGGCTTCGGTGGTGCGTACTCCTTCGACCGCAAGTCCAACGCACTGCTCCTGGGTGGCCGCTTGTCCTACTTCCTCTTCGAGTACGTCGACGTGGAAGGCACCGTGGGCTGGTCGCACATCGTGCGCCCCGCCGAGATCGTCGAGAGCCTCTTCGATCTCGAGCTCGCCGAAGAGGACTTCCATCTGCTGTTCTACGCGCTGAACGTGAACCTGAAACTGCTGCCGGGGCGACAGCTCGTTCCCTACCTCACCTTCGGCGCGGGCTCCACGATCATGCGTGGCGAGACCGAGAGCGGACTGAACTTCGGCGGCGGAACCACCATGTACGTGCATCGCCGTGTCGCGATCCGCTGGGAAGTCCGCGCGCATCGCTTCACCTCGGGACTCGGCGCGGCCCGCGACGACAACGACAACCTCGAGTTCAGCATGGGAACGTCGGTCCTCTTCTGA